In Vicingus serpentipes, the DNA window AAAAGATTTCTCACTTTTTTTCTAATCTCACCATGAGCTGCTTTATCTATTGTTTCAAAAACGGTCAATTCTTTATCTAATTCGTCTGCTTGGTTTTGAGCAAAATACGCTACCTCAACATTGTGTCCAATAACTAATTCTCCTTCATGCTCCAATTCTCCAACCAAAATCTTGGTCATCGTTGTTTTTCCTTCTCCATTCTTCCCTACAAAGGCAATTTTTTTCCCTCGTTCTACATAAAAACTAGCATCTTTAAACACCTCTTTCTCTCCAAACGATTTACCTAAACTTCTAGCTTCAACCACAACTTTTCCTGACCGTGGTGCTGGAGGAAAGAAAAATCGCATTGAGCTATTATCTTCCTCTTCTATCTCTATACGTTCAATTTTATCTAATTGCTTAATTCTACTTTGTACCTGAACTGCTTTTGTAGCTTTAGACCTAAATCGTTCAATAAACTTTTCGGTATCAGCAATTTGTTTTTGCTGATTTGTATAAGCAGCAATTTGCTGTTCTCTTCTTTCTTGTCGTTGCTCTAAGTATTTAGAATAATAGGTTTTGTAATCGTAAACTTTACCTAAAGAAATTTCAATTGTTCGATTAGTCACATGATCCAAAAACGCTTTATCGTGTGAAATTAAAACTACGGCTCCAGGGTATTCTTTTAAAAAATCTTCTAACCATTGTATCGACTCTATATCTAAGTGATTGGTGGGCTCATCGAGTAATAATAAATTTGATTTCGTTAAAAGAATTTTAGCCAATTCTATTCGCATTCTCCAACCTCCACTAAACTCATCGGTTAGTCTATTAAAATCTTTAGGTGTAAATCCTAACCCTTTTAAAATAGTTTCTATTTCTCCATCAATATTAAATCCGCCAATAAATTGTAAGCGTTCGTTATAATCATTTAAGTGGTTTAATAAATCTAAATATTCTTCCGATTCGTAATCAGTTCTAGTAGCCAATTGATGATTAATTTCTTCAATTTTATCATTAATCTTATTTACCTCTTCAAATACTAATTTTGTTTCTTCTAAGACAGTACGTCCATGAACAAAATCCATATCTTGAGGCAAATAGCCAAAGGTAAAATCAGCAGGAAAAGAAACATTCCCTTCATCTGGAACATTTTCTCCAGCAATAACTTTTAGCATGGTAGATTTACCTGCTCCATTCTTTCCCACTAAACCTATTCTATCTTGTTTATTAATTAAAAAAGATACTTTATTAAAAAGGTATCGCTCACCAAAATTTACTGTTAACTCATTAATTCCAACCATGCTGCGAAATTAATTAAAGTAAACTGACTTTTATCAAATTAAAGGATGCTGTTTTTATTACCTTTACAAAGAATTTATTATAAAACAGATGCCAAAAGCACTTCCAAGCGTACTTCAACTTAAATGCCCTAAATGCAGGGAAGGAGATTTATTTGTAAATAAAAGCTCATACAAATACAAAGGTTTTTTTGATATGCCTAAAAGATGTTTGAAATGTGGGCAAGATTTTGAAATCGAAACTGGGTTTTATTATGGTGCTATGTACGTAAGCTACGCATTAACAATTGCCATCACTGTTGCTGTTTTTGTAGCTTTAACTGTTTTTAATGCATTTTCTATTATTCCGTTTTTAATTTTCGATGTTATTGCTTTAGTTTTAACAATGCCATACGTAACAAGAGTATCGAGATCTATTTGGATTGCTTTAATGATAAAATATGACGCTAATGCCATAAAAAACCATGAGCGAAAAACACAATCTTAAAGTAGAAAAAACTGCTACCTATTACACATTAGGAAATGTAAAAACGGCCAAAACAATTTGGTTTGTGTTACACGGCTATGGAATGTTAGCCAAATATTTTATCAAAAAATTTGAGCCCATTTTAAATGAAGAAACTTGCATTATTGCCCCCGATGGCTTATCAAAATTTTACACCCAAGGTTTTTATGGTAGAGTTGGCGCTACCTGGATGACTAAAGAAGACAGAGAAGAAGAAATTGAAGATTATATTAACTACCTCAACAAACTCTACGAGGTTAATATTGCTGAAAACAATAACGAAAATGTAAAAATTAATTTATTAGGTTTTTCTCAAGGCGGAGCTACAGTAAGTAGATGGGCTGCTAGCAAAAAAATAACCTTTAATAATTTAATACTTTGGGCAAGTGTTTTTCCTGACGATATGACTTTTGACTTTTTAAACAATAACAATACGTTTGTTTTGTTAGGCGATAAAGATGAATTTGCTACCGATAAAAACGTGCAAACTCAAAAAGAGGTGTTAGCAAAATCAGGCGTCGATTTTACCCTCATTAAATTTGAAGGAGCTCATGATATTCCTAAAAAAATCATATTAGAACAAACTCAATTAAATAGTTGGAATTAACGATTCTATTCTAGTTTTGTAAAGTAGATTTAACCACCTCACTCACAGCAATATCCTCCATACACTTAAAATGCTTTTTTGGGCATTTGTCATAACCTATTTTAGAACAAGGTCGGCAGTTTAAGTTTTTGTTTTCTATCATTACAAACTTTTCAGGCTGCGTTGGGTAATAAGGGTACATTCCAAATTCGGGAATGGTATTCCCCCAAACAGAAACAATTTTAATACCTAATGCTGCTCCAATGTGCATTAAGCCTGTATCGTGTGTAATCAGTACCTTACTTTGTTGTACCAACGATGCTGATTGATTTAAATTAAATTTTCCGCAGGCATTAAAAACATTAGCTCCAACTGCTTTTACAATTCGTTCTGCTTTCTCAGCGTCTTCTTTACCTCCTAACAAAACAACGGGTTGCTGTAATTGCTTACAAATCGAAATTATTTTATGCTCAGGCAAACATTTAGTGGCATGTTGAGCTCCTATGGCAAAGCTTACATATCCATTTTTAAAATTGGAAGGCAAAGTATTAACATCAACTTTATCTTTAGTTGGTATATAATATTCCAAGCCTACCCCATCATTTTCAACACCCAAATATTTAACTGCATTTAAATAACGTTCTACAATATGTATGTTGGGTAGCTTATTTATTTTAAAAGAAGTCATTAACCATTTCTGGTAATTTAATTTCTCAAAACTAAACGATAGGCATTTCAATTTTTTAATAACTCTTTTAGAACGAAGGTTTTTATGTAAATCAACAATATAATCGTAGCCTTCATTTTTTAAGTCAGCAATTATTTCGTTCGTACTTTTTTCTATGGTGTAAACTTTACTAACATTTGGATTGCTATCCACAATACTTTTATATTGTTTTTTAGTTAAGTAATGTATTTCCACTTCTCCATCTAACTGATTTTTAAGGCATCTCAACACCGGAGTAGTTAACACAATATCGCCAATTGAACTAAACCGTATCACTAATATTTTAACAACTTGCTGCATTATGACACAAATATAGTTAATAAGATAGTGAGGAATGGAGTAATTATAATTGAATTTCTTATTTTTACTGACCCTTTAAAAGGAAGTTTTATAAGCACATCAAATATGAAAGAATTAATTGAAGATTTTACA includes these proteins:
- a CDS encoding DUF983 domain-containing protein yields the protein MPKALPSVLQLKCPKCREGDLFVNKSSYKYKGFFDMPKRCLKCGQDFEIETGFYYGAMYVSYALTIAITVAVFVALTVFNAFSIIPFLIFDVIALVLTMPYVTRVSRSIWIALMIKYDANAIKNHERKTQS
- a CDS encoding glycosyltransferase family 9 protein, with amino-acid sequence MIRFSSIGDIVLTTPVLRCLKNQLDGEVEIHYLTKKQYKSIVDSNPNVSKVYTIEKSTNEIIADLKNEGYDYIVDLHKNLRSKRVIKKLKCLSFSFEKLNYQKWLMTSFKINKLPNIHIVERYLNAVKYLGVENDGVGLEYYIPTKDKVDVNTLPSNFKNGYVSFAIGAQHATKCLPEHKIISICKQLQQPVVLLGGKEDAEKAERIVKAVGANVFNACGKFNLNQSASLVQQSKVLITHDTGLMHIGAALGIKIVSVWGNTIPEFGMYPYYPTQPEKFVMIENKNLNCRPCSKIGYDKCPKKHFKCMEDIAVSEVVKSTLQN
- a CDS encoding ABC-F family ATP-binding cassette domain-containing protein, which codes for MVGINELTVNFGERYLFNKVSFLINKQDRIGLVGKNGAGKSTMLKVIAGENVPDEGNVSFPADFTFGYLPQDMDFVHGRTVLEETKLVFEEVNKINDKIEEINHQLATRTDYESEEYLDLLNHLNDYNERLQFIGGFNIDGEIETILKGLGFTPKDFNRLTDEFSGGWRMRIELAKILLTKSNLLLLDEPTNHLDIESIQWLEDFLKEYPGAVVLISHDKAFLDHVTNRTIEISLGKVYDYKTYYSKYLEQRQERREQQIAAYTNQQKQIADTEKFIERFRSKATKAVQVQSRIKQLDKIERIEIEEEDNSSMRFFFPPAPRSGKVVVEARSLGKSFGEKEVFKDASFYVERGKKIAFVGKNGEGKTTMTKILVGELEHEGELVIGHNVEVAYFAQNQADELDKELTVFETIDKAAHGEIRKKVRNLLGAFMFGGEEADKKIKVLSGGERARVALCKLLLEPVNLLILDEPTNHLDIRSKEVLKDALKHYDGTLLVISHDRDFLDGLVEEMYEFKDGKVKEFLGGVYDFLKSKKVDSIREFEQVTKQVEKKEKEVSTSQLTYEEKKQLDKDIRKAQNRTNNLEKKIEELEGEIEKLNAKLLDPTLYSDELLVEYNEVKSSLDQAMIDWEESQLLEEELIRKKD
- a CDS encoding alpha/beta hydrolase; the encoded protein is MSEKHNLKVEKTATYYTLGNVKTAKTIWFVLHGYGMLAKYFIKKFEPILNEETCIIAPDGLSKFYTQGFYGRVGATWMTKEDREEEIEDYINYLNKLYEVNIAENNNENVKINLLGFSQGGATVSRWAASKKITFNNLILWASVFPDDMTFDFLNNNNTFVLLGDKDEFATDKNVQTQKEVLAKSGVDFTLIKFEGAHDIPKKIILEQTQLNSWN